Genomic DNA from uncultured Methanospirillum sp.:
ATTGAGTGCACCAGAGTCTGAACCGCTGATTCCTGTCTCGTCAGTCTCCTGGGGTATAGGAGTTTTCGTATAAGTAGGTTTTATTGTCCTGGCCGGAGTCTGGGTCTGTGTAGGTTGAATGGCCTCCATTGTACTGGGATTGATGGATTGCCCGGTTTCCATATCGATGAGGCTTATGGATCGGGGATCATAGTAATATTGCGCAACAATCCGTGCTGGTTGTATGTCAGAAAAACGGGTAACCAGATACCATTCCTTATCTTTACAGTAGAATTTCCTGATGACCGAATCGTATCTCCAGTATGTTCGTGATACCGGGTCATAATACAGACCGGTTTTTGTGTCTCTGATCCAGCGTTCAGGTGGTTGTTCCTGAATTCGTGGAGGTACAGAAGTACTGATAGAAGGATCATTACCATCTGAAGGTGTATACGAGACCACTTTGCTAGAAGAAATACCAGATACAGATGTGCCTGACTGAGATATGGTGAGTGGTGCATCAGTATCAGATATGCCGGGATGATCCCCCTTGACCAGATCTGTAAGGGTCTCGGCTGATATCAAAGACGATGCTGTGACAATTAGTAAAAAAAGACCAATTAATGGCATTAATTTTCTGATACTATCTGTTCTCATACTTCATCCTCCCTCGTATGAAGAGGGGATATTCGCTGGTGAGTATTTAACAGTGCCGTAAATAATGAGCATATGCAGGATGCCTATATCTATTATTCAAACTCCAATGTTTTTGTGATATAATTAGAAATTTATTATTATAATCGAATATTTGTAGATCTTTTCTCCTGATTTAGATATGTTTAAATAATTCACAACTCACTACAATCGTATCTCATGGATGGTATCACTATGAACAGGTTTTGTAGTCTGGAAGTACTGATGATTGTCCTGCTTGGATTTCTGATCAGTATAACTGGGCAGGTTTCAGCATTGAATGCACAGTTTATGATGAAACCTGTTCAGGGACAGGCCCCGCTTACGGTGTTCTTTGTCGATTCCTCTTCCGGGGCTCCATCGGACTGGCGTTGGGACTTTGGTGACGGTTCAACTGGAGAAGGAAGACAAATTATACACACTTACCTCCAGCCTGGGAAATACACGGTTTCAATGACCGTTTTTGATGAATCCGGTTCAGATACCAGTACTCTCCCTGATGCCATTTTTGTGGTGAATAATCCCTTTTACTCATCGATTCCTGTAGTACCTGGAATAAAACCATCCTTTATGGCAGATTTCAAGGTCAGTACACGATCCGGCACAACACCACTTCAGGTCCAGTTCACTGATCTCTCTAGTGGAGATCCAACTGCATGGAAATGGGAATTTGGAGACGGAGATACAGATTCTGTTCAGAATCCGGTTCACATCTATACAAAACCTGGAACTTATCCGGTCTCACTCTCGATCAGTAAAGAAGGAAGTACCAGTTCAAAGGAGGAGAAGAATTATATCTCTGTGTCTGAAGGGCAGAGAGCCGCTTCCATGAATACCGTAACTTCCAATCAGACCAGTGAGCAGGCATCTGGTACTGAATATTCTCAATCATCTACTTCTGTTCCTCTGCAGGCTACAGGAACTCCTGTATCTTTGACATCAGCCAGTTCTGCTACAACCACTGATTCATCTTCATCAGGTGAGAAGTACTCGTTGCTGAACAGGCCGCTGATCGACTTCTATAACAAAACTCAGGCATTATTTGAATTCAGCCCCTCTGGAACACAAGATCTCCTTACCATCAGTACAAACCCGGTAACAGTAAAGGTGGGAAAACCATTTGTATCTGTAATCTCCGGGAAACCCGGAGAAGATGTTTATATCTGGATTGTTGTCCCGGAGAATGTCGCAGATTCAGATAATCCGATCATCCCGTTTTTTGAAGGTAATCAGAGTGACATAATGAGAGATTATCCAACCGGTCCCTACCAGATAGGGGCGTATATTCCCTCCGGGGAAGGTGAGGGAATCTCCCTGAAATCTCTCATCCCAACTGATTCTGTCTATCAGGGGACTACTTCTTACGGGCAGATCAGGCTTAATCAAACCGGAAAAGGTATAATCTCATGGGAAACTACTGGTACAACTCCTGGAAAGTACTTCATCAGGGCAGAGTCAAAGAGTGTTGAGGCATCATCTGCAAATATACAGACTGCAGCCGCCTCATTAATTGTATTCTGAAAAAACCTATTTTACTTCTTTATTTCTGCACCTAATAAGATCCAAACTATCCCGTTGAAAACCGGTTCCTGATATCATGGGGTGAGAGGGAAATATTTGGTGCAGTACTATTGCCTGGTTCAATAACCACGTGAATAAACCGGGGCCCCTCCGGAAGACTACTCCAGGCAGCTTTGAGTTCTTCTGCTGAATGTACTTTTATTGTATGAATAATTCCATTAGCCTTCGCAATTAGTTCGAGATCAATCGTCTGATATGCAGGTGAGCACTGGTCTCCGGTACTTCCATATACCCCGTTGTCAAGGCACACGATGGTTAGATTTTTCGGATTTGTGGCAGTTACAACTGGGAGGATGGCAGTTCCGAGCAGGCTACCGTCACCATCAAGTACAATGACCTGATCGCTGGTTACCAGGGAAATTCCGAGACCGATTGGTGTCGCCTGGGTGTATGATCCAAGCATGTAGAAATTTCTGTCACGATCCCGGGCAGCATAGAGTTCCTTTGATGGGACTCCGATGTTTGAAACAACAAACTCATTTTGTAATAGTTCTGCTATCGTGTTGATAGCATCTGCCCGCTTCATCTCCGGCTTTTTGAATTCACCGGTGTAGGTTAAGGATGTTCGCCGTTCTCGTGGTTGAAACTGGCATCGTTTAGCAGGGGCATCTCCCTCCCAGACCTGTGGAGATATCAGGGCAACGTGGGGCCGACGTTTCTCATATGCATCATTAATCACATCTTTGATCTTGTGGATGTCTTCTGGTGTGAGAATTCGTGTATACGCGATCCCATAGAGATCAAGAAGGTCTGGAATCTTTTCGTTAAACGGGATCTGAGCTGCAATCTTCTCCTGATAGTATCCCCGCCAGCTTGCAAGAATGGGGAGAGGAAGACCATATAACGCTGGCAGCGTCAGAAGAGCATTGAGAGAATTACCAAGTCCTGAACTCTGCATCTGAAGGATGCATCGTGCATTCATGAGAGAGATACCAGAACAGACACCAACTCCATCTTCTTCACGTGAGATGGTAATGTACCTGAACTCATCCTCAAGTACCATACAAAGATCTTTTGTCCTGTCGCATGGGAGAGAGACGACATACTCAATCCCTTCGGTGTGCAAAATCCGGGCAACCTGTTCCTCATACATATCTGTTCACCCACTCTTTCACGAACTGGATAACTTTTTCGCTCTCGGTATTCTGAGTAACTTCGAGATCAGGTATATGAACGTAGGTCTTCATTTCGCTATGGATTCTCTCGTATCCTCCACCTGTAATAGCCAGAAGAATACTCTCGTCTTTCCTCATTACTCCTGATTGCACGGCCCTGATAAGTCCAGCAACACAGACTGCAGCTGCGGGATCAAGGTCAATACCCTCCAGATCTTTGAAATGCCCTCCAGCGGCTTTTGCTTCTTCTGTTGTTGCTGTGGCCATCAGCCCGTCTGTTGCAGTCAGGGCATCGAAAACACCTCCGGAGATTCCATATGGGGGTACACGGTTGGTGAGTACATCTGCGTATACCTGGGATATTGCATCTTTTGGATCTTTCATATCATCAGCAATAATTTCCCGGCGTCCAGCCTGATACGCATTCGCCATCGGAATAAATGGCTCGTTCTGGATTAACAGCAGACGTGGAAGGTGTGATCCGAATCGGCCATCTTCAACCAGCCTCATTGAGGCTTCCCATGCTGCAATTCCTCCGGTTCCGCTTCCAACAGCCTGAACGTACCAATCAGGAAGGTGATCCATGGTCACTGTCCCTTCGAGCATCATAGTACCCATCCCATCCCGGCGTGCAACATTTTTTGCACCGCCCTCCGGATATACTC
This window encodes:
- the comE gene encoding sulfopyruvate decarboxylase subunit beta encodes the protein MYEEQVARILHTEGIEYVVSLPCDRTKDLCMVLEDEFRYITISREEDGVGVCSGISLMNARCILQMQSSGLGNSLNALLTLPALYGLPLPILASWRGYYQEKIAAQIPFNEKIPDLLDLYGIAYTRILTPEDIHKIKDVINDAYEKRRPHVALISPQVWEGDAPAKRCQFQPRERRTSLTYTGEFKKPEMKRADAINTIAELLQNEFVVSNIGVPSKELYAARDRDRNFYMLGSYTQATPIGLGISLVTSDQVIVLDGDGSLLGTAILPVVTATNPKNLTIVCLDNGVYGSTGDQCSPAYQTIDLELIAKANGIIHTIKVHSAEELKAAWSSLPEGPRFIHVVIEPGNSTAPNISLSPHDIRNRFSTG
- a CDS encoding cysteate synthase, which codes for MTSRYQLFCPVCGMRFPDTYQLTCPSGCSGLIRAEYTTSQLVIRDLPGLFRFADWLPVDGNLPTRSGPICYKSSGLARELGLTDLWIAFAGYWPERNAYVTSGSFKEFEALPTMVRLAERAEGVILVASAGNTGRAFAEVSTKTGKPVIVVVPAKARDRIWTSTPADDLLLITVDGDYTDAINLGNMICTLPGVYPEGGAKNVARRDGMGTMMLEGTVTMDHLPDWYVQAVGSGTGGIAAWEASMRLVEDGRFGSHLPRLLLIQNEPFIPMANAYQAGRREIIADDMKDPKDAISQVYADVLTNRVPPYGISGGVFDALTATDGLMATATTEEAKAAGGHFKDLEGIDLDPAAAVCVAGLIRAVQSGVMRKDESILLAITGGGYERIHSEMKTYVHIPDLEVTQNTESEKVIQFVKEWVNRYV
- a CDS encoding PKD domain-containing protein — protein: MNRFCSLEVLMIVLLGFLISITGQVSALNAQFMMKPVQGQAPLTVFFVDSSSGAPSDWRWDFGDGSTGEGRQIIHTYLQPGKYTVSMTVFDESGSDTSTLPDAIFVVNNPFYSSIPVVPGIKPSFMADFKVSTRSGTTPLQVQFTDLSSGDPTAWKWEFGDGDTDSVQNPVHIYTKPGTYPVSLSISKEGSTSSKEEKNYISVSEGQRAASMNTVTSNQTSEQASGTEYSQSSTSVPLQATGTPVSLTSASSATTTDSSSSGEKYSLLNRPLIDFYNKTQALFEFSPSGTQDLLTISTNPVTVKVGKPFVSVISGKPGEDVYIWIVVPENVADSDNPIIPFFEGNQSDIMRDYPTGPYQIGAYIPSGEGEGISLKSLIPTDSVYQGTTSYGQIRLNQTGKGIISWETTGTTPGKYFIRAESKSVEASSANIQTAAASLIVF